The proteins below are encoded in one region of Triticum aestivum cultivar Chinese Spring chromosome 1B, IWGSC CS RefSeq v2.1, whole genome shotgun sequence:
- the LOC123102028 gene encoding uncharacterized protein isoform X2, giving the protein MFVDAGFSFSAYSSSPLGYYYSSVFSYPHPDYSSFSSPSSSAAPAQPPSPPLPLLHQQHQAAIIAAPNTAPAAMYHHLGDMGQPSLISEYDLGAEGDLFKAPEPIIEEPLLALDPVAAAISMMSGSNNAMNDTIKASDMSLSEALYKCEKELMEESAIEETISELLNVKIPMLQVEDVPGELRASADECSLQKSISLNSADWMNGSAVTPNFFDFQGLDFEAAFGLRRVYSEGDIHLCDMRLGANTPRAGIAANVQASGERLVTISDLKREERKQKLNRYREKKIQRNFGRKIKYACRKALADSQPRVRGRFAKMDDGYMLKPRK; this is encoded by the exons ATGTTCGTCGATGCGGGCTTTAGCTTCTCCGCCTACTCTTCTTCACCGTTGGGCTACTACTACTCCTCCGTCTTCTCCTACCCCCACCCAGACTactcctccttctcctccccctcatCCTCCGCTGCTCCGGCGCAACCGCCGTCGCCACCTCTGCCTCTCCTGCACCAACAACATCAAGCCGCTATTATTGCTGCACCCAACACCGCCCCCGCCGCCATGTACCACCACCTC GGAGACATGGGGCAGCCATCCCTGATATCAGAGTATGACCTGGGAGCAGAGGGTGACCTGTTCAAGGCTCCGGAGCCCATAATCGAGGAGCCGCTGCTCGCCctcgaccccgtcgccgccgccatctccatgaTGTCCGGCAGCAACAACGCCATGAACGACACCATCAAGGCCTCGGACATGAGCTTGAGTGAGGCACTGTACAAGTGCGAGAAGGAgctcatggaggagtcggccatcgAGGAGACGATATCCGAACTGCTGAACGTCAAGATCCCCATGCTGCAGGTCGAGGACGTGCCCGGGGAGCTCAGGGCCTCTGCCGACGAATGCTCGCTCCAGAAGAGCATCAGCCTTAACTCGGCCGACTGGATGAACGGGTCGGCGGTGACGCCCAACTTCTTCGACTTCCAAGGGCTTGACTTCGAAGCGGCATTCGGGCTCCGGCGAGTCTACAGCGAGGGTGACATTCACCTTTGTGACATG AGGCTTGGTGCCAATACCCCTCGAGCTGGGATCGCGGCAAATGTGCAGGCATCTGGTGAGAGGCTTGTGACCATCAGTGACCTGAAAAGGGAGGAAAGGAAGCAAAAGCTCAACAGGTACAGGGAGAAGAAGATCCAGAGGAACTTTGGCAGAAAGATCAAG TATGCTTGCAGGAAGGCTCTGGCAGACAGCCAGCCGAGGGTGCGAGGGAGGTTCGCCAAGATGGACGATGGCTACATGCTCAAGCCAAGGAAGTAG
- the LOC123102028 gene encoding uncharacterized protein isoform X1 has protein sequence MLADAGFSFSAYSSSQPGPGPGYSYSYSPTVFSHPHPDHSSTSASDAPAQPPPALPLLHQQHQAAAAVAVAAPDDTAAIYHLLGDMGQPSLISEYDLGAEGDLFKAPEPIIEEPLLALDPVAAAISMMSGSNNAMNDTIKASDMSLSEALYKCEKELMEESAIEETISELLNVKIPMLQVEDVPGELRASADECSLQKSISLNSADWMNGSAVTPNFFDFQGLDFEAAFGLRRVYSEGDIHLCDMRLGANTPRAGIAANVQASGERLVTISDLKREERKQKLNRYREKKIQRNFGRKIKYACRKALADSQPRVRGRFAKMDDGYMLKPRK, from the exons atgttggcCGACGCGGGCTTCAGCTTCTCCGCCTACTCTTCTTCGCAGCCGGGGCCGGGGCCGGGCTACTCATACTCATACTCCCCCACAGTCTTCTCCCACCCACACCCAGACCACTCCTCCACCTCTGCCTCCGATGCTCCGGCGCAACCGCCGCCAGCACTGCCGCTCCTGCATCAACAACATCAAGCCgccgctgctgttgctgttgctgcacCCGACGACACCGCCGCCATCTACCACCTCCTC GGAGACATGGGGCAGCCATCCCTGATATCAGAGTATGACCTGGGAGCAGAGGGTGACCTGTTCAAGGCTCCGGAGCCCATAATCGAGGAGCCGCTGCTCGCCctcgaccccgtcgccgccgccatctccatgaTGTCCGGCAGCAACAACGCCATGAACGACACCATCAAGGCCTCGGACATGAGCTTGAGTGAGGCACTGTACAAGTGCGAGAAGGAgctcatggaggagtcggccatcgAGGAGACGATATCCGAACTGCTGAACGTCAAGATCCCCATGCTGCAGGTCGAGGACGTGCCCGGGGAGCTCAGGGCCTCTGCCGACGAATGCTCGCTCCAGAAGAGCATCAGCCTTAACTCGGCCGACTGGATGAACGGGTCGGCGGTGACGCCCAACTTCTTCGACTTCCAAGGGCTTGACTTCGAAGCGGCATTCGGGCTCCGGCGAGTCTACAGCGAGGGTGACATTCACCTTTGTGACATG AGGCTTGGTGCCAATACCCCTCGAGCTGGGATCGCGGCAAATGTGCAGGCATCTGGTGAGAGGCTTGTGACCATCAGTGACCTGAAAAGGGAGGAAAGGAAGCAAAAGCTCAACAGGTACAGGGAGAAGAAGATCCAGAGGAACTTTGGCAGAAAGATCAAG TATGCTTGCAGGAAGGCTCTGGCAGACAGCCAGCCGAGGGTGCGAGGGAGGTTCGCCAAGATGGACGATGGCTACATGCTCAAGCCAAGGAAGTAG